From one Dermacentor silvarum isolate Dsil-2018 chromosome 3, BIME_Dsil_1.4, whole genome shotgun sequence genomic stretch:
- the LOC125944271 gene encoding uncharacterized protein LOC125944271, with product MPDHVREFFAVTGFPQAVGALDGSHFPVSPPKEHATDYYNYKGWYSVILLALVDHRYRFRYIRVGIPGRCHDASAYADSELKNLVESAHFKTPQAVIEGTHVAPVILCDQAFPFTQKLMKPVGSHTYGTPQVFNYNLSRTRRIVENAFGRMKARFRFVAKRTECRLPNSRRAIRASCILHNICEEFRDNVEQPWEQEAQLAALYVQPFHNTQAHTEVGEETRTAFAKYFSKRAPHSSGASSDV from the exons ATGCCCGACCACGTCAGAGAATTTTTTGCCGTGACGGGATTCCCCCAAGCTGTAGGAGCCCTCGATGGTAGTCATTTCCCTGTATCGCCACCGAAGGAACACGCAACCGACTACTACAACTACAAAGGGTG GTACAGTGTTATACTGCTGGCGTTAGTGGACCACAGATATCGGTTCAGGTACATCCGGGTTGGAATCCCGGGGAGGTGCCATGACGCAAGTGCATATGCAGATTCAGAACTCAAAAACCTTGTTGAGAGTGCTCACTTCAAGACTCCTCAGGCAGTCATTGAGGGCACTCATGTTGCACCTGTCATATTGTGCGATCAGGCATTTCCTTTTACGCAGAAGCTGATGAAGCCTGTCgggtctcacacat ATGGAACACCACAAGTATTTAACTACAATCTCTCAAGAACAAGAAGAATAGTAGAGAACGCGTTTGGAAGAATGAAAGCTCGTTTCCGGTTTGTTGCAAAAAGAACAGAATGCCGCCTGCCTAACTCAAGGAGAGCAATTAGGGCTTCTTGCATTTTGCACAACATCTGCGAGGAGTTTCGGGACAATGTCGAGCAGCCATGGGAGCAGGAAGCACAACTGGCCGCTCTCTATGTACAGCCTTTTCACAACACACAAGCTCACACAGAAGTGGGTGAAGAAACAAGGACTGCATTTGCAAAATACTTTTCAAAGCGAGCTCCTCATTCCTCGGGAGCTAGTTCGGATGTTTGA
- the LOC125943830 gene encoding uncharacterized protein K02A2.6-like, with amino-acid sequence MLHEGHPGMTQMKMLSRSHVWWPRLTLDIEQAVKECITCQLSQNAAARVPLMSWGWPTRRWQRVHLDFARRDQHFFLVLMDAHSKWVEVFVMTATTSEKTVEKLRDVFAAYGLPEEIVTDNGPQFTSQHFGTFLSRNGIRHSKSPPYHPASNGSAERCVQTVKKDLFKQILDEERKGDKKSIQHRIDQFLFSYRNTPSSTTGETPAQIFLSWQPRTRLSLLHPEMEQRMRERGEQAKLHADQKRGPWRDFREGDQVLVKGLRPDDDKWLLGTIAQRCSACTYIVRVGDEDR; translated from the coding sequence ATGCTGCACGAAGGTCATCCAGGGATGACTCAAATGAAAATGCTGTCAAGGAGTCATGTCTGGTGGCCTCGCTTAACGCTAGACATAGAGCAAGCGGTGAAAGAGTGCATCACTTGTCAGTTGTCACAGAATGCGGCAGCTAGAGTACCACTAATGTCATGGGGCTGGCCAACGCGTAGATGGCAGCGAGTTCATCTAGATTTTGCGCGAAGGGACCAGCATTTCTTTTTGGTCTTAATGGACGCTCATTCGAAGTGGGTTGAGGTGTTTGTCATGACAGCAACAACAAGCGAAAAGACGGTAGAGAAATTGCGAGATGTTTTTGCGGCCTACGGACTACCCGAGGAGATCGTGACCGACAACGGGCCCCAATTCACATCGCAGCACTTCGGAACATTCCTGAGCAGGAATGGAATTCGTCATTCCAAATCTCCTCCCTATCACCCAGCTTCGAATGGTAGCGCCGAACGGTGCGTTCAGACCGTCAAGAAGGACTTGTTTAAACAGATACTagacgaagaaagaaaaggagacaaGAAGTCCATACAACATCGCATAGACCAATTTCTCTTCAGTTATCGCAACACCCCGTCCAGCACCACTGGTGAGACCCCGGCCCAGATCTTCTTGTCGTGGCAGCCAAGAACCAGGCTGAGTCTGCTGCACCCTGAAATGGAACAACGCATGCGCGAAAGGGGAGAGCAGGCGAAGCTCCACGCAGACCAGAAACGAGGGCCATGGAGAGACTTTAGGGAAGGCGATCAGGTTTTGGTAAAAGGACTCCGCCCGGACGACGACAAATGGCTGTTGGGTACAATTGCTCAGCGGTGCAGCGCATGCACGTACATTGTTCGCGTCGGAGACGAGGACCGATAA